In Triticum aestivum cultivar Chinese Spring chromosome 5B, IWGSC CS RefSeq v2.1, whole genome shotgun sequence, the following proteins share a genomic window:
- the LOC123112124 gene encoding protein piccolo, with protein sequence MDVVGEGAGAAAAAAGGGGGSGGFIHSVVGLSSASTPLLFWLLTVALVAAIHVASAYMSSSSSSPGGGDKETEKRPRRGGFPGDERDGEPDAHDDRVLQMMRSFSFVHASEEDFVEGMAAYERAFDDAPPEPVAPASPPPAPASPSSLSFSFRNQMPEIPREAPVVSTAVPVQKEEEEHEQEIQSPIPFAPVATQEREHEAEEAEVLVEKEEDDDEQSAEAVHAEPKIVPATHNYRFLTERDFRGFVREPATMTVRVQESFVPPPPLQPPAQPEERRVVDVSSRRGGFVTAKDLRPADKPVAFDRVASPTKRAPSRRKPASSVSKGSAASGRTSFASEFSGFGDSDSDSSASDDGYSVKELVVDSDSDWFHSEKDFSAGVHDAASLRSYKAKVLKAMESLEEADLLQLSFQDSSATTVSPGSVAQASPDSVKYPEDMWSRTHSPEAEYREDDEAGTPREAQEAEAKIIQGEGSSIDMSDDDERSSSSMKKMIAAPVYDTEFAGEDSVEHSEKEIITINDHSYEAISDAKSSPEVTTDRELVVSSHQAVGDTERSPQPSDRELVGTSGHPPELVSLDREEAASTNGQADTDDKRSPEHPEQKFVLVEGHSHELISDVWKEIAGTEEEEEGEVAYDFMGSPEPSEKEFVSRNAHSDELSSDDHKAIAQTNDRSYAAVSDDRTTPEHSEQEFSTDDHQYGVIPHTEKSSEPTEDKHASADDHPAKAPRHVHFSVTEKAKSLDEEEDKEGKWKDLTEEEEDELESLWEHQDLIEQLKLELKKVRSAGLPTILEESESPKAPMEDLKPWRIDAKFLREDPMDELNKFFKSYRERMRKFDILCFQKMYAIDFLQLRGPQQSANSLKALSPTALSILSHNFRSARWRSPEDPSDRLLKDLRCDLETVYVGQMCLSWEFLRWQYEQACDLPESDPYHSHHYNQVAGEFQQFQVMVQRFVEDEPFKGPRLPDYVKERCPFRNFLQVPVIREDSLKDRMEDQRKGNYVITSEELEVVMEESMHILWEFIKADKEPQTSVLKGLSTAHGELQDPRDEALVKAIHATLQKKEKRLKDLLRTGNCIVKKFKKPKEDRSDQNLFFSQVDMRLVARVLRMPRITGDQLQWCKAKLDKIMLVDNRRIHREASFLLFPCLEYKT encoded by the exons ATGGATGTCGTCGGGGAAGGAGCCGgcgccgccgcggcggcggctggtggtggCGGTGGCTCGGGCGGGTTCATCCACTCCGTCGTGGGCCTCTCCTCCGCCTCCACGCCGCTCCTCTTCTGGCTCCTCACcgtcgcgctcgtcgccgccatccATGTCGCCTCCGCCTacatgtcgtcttcctcctcctccccagg GGGCGGGGATAAGGAGACAGAGAAGAGGCCGCGCCGCGGGGGCTTCCCCGGCGACGAGAGGGACGGGGAGCCGGACGCGCACGACGACAGGGTTCTCCAGATGATGCGCAGCTTCAGCTTCGTGCACGCCAGCGAGGAGGATTTCGTGGAGGGCATGGCCGCGTATGAACGCGCTTTCGACGACGCGCCGCCCGAGCCGGTCGCcccggcctcgccgccgccggctccgGCCTCTCCGTCCAGCCTCAGCTTCAGCTTTCGGAATCAGATGCCTGAAATTCCGCGGGAGGCCCCGGTGGTTTCGACAGCAGTGCCAGtccagaaggaggaggaggagcacgaacAGGAAATTCAATCGCCGATTCCATTCGCTCCGGTGGCCACGCAGGAGCGCGAGcacgaagcagaggaagcagaggtaCTAGTGGAAAAAGAAGAAGACGACGATGAGCAGAGCGCGGAGGCTGTGCACGCAGAGCCGAAGATCGTTCCAGCCACGCACAACTACCGATTCCTAACGGAGCGGGACTTCCGTGGGTTCGTCAGGGAGCCGGCGACCATGACGGTGCGCGTCCAGGAGTccttcgtgccgccaccgccgctgcagcCGCCGGCGCAGCCTGAGGAACGGAGAGTGGTCGACGTGTCCTCCCGCCGCGGCGGCTTCGTCACGGCGAAAGACCTCCGGCCGGCGGACAAGCCCGTCGCGTTCGACAGAGTGGCGTCGCCGACGAAGAGGGCGCCGTCCAGGCGAAAGCCGGCGAGCTCCGTGTCCAAGGGCAGCGCCGCGAGCGGGAGGACGAGCTTCGCCTCCGAGTTCTCCGGCTTCGGCGACTCTGACTCAGACTCCAGCGCCAGCGACGACGGGTACTCGGTGAAGGAGCTCGTCGTCGACTCCGACAGCGACTGGTTCCACTCGGAGAAAGACTTCTCGGCGGGGGTGCACGACGCCGCCAGCCTGCGGAGCTACAAGGCGAAGGTGCTCAAGGCCATGGAATCCCTGGAGGAAGCCGACTTGCTGCAGCTGTCTTTCCAGGACTCGTCGGCAACCACGGTGTCGCCGGGCTCAGTCGCCCAGGCCTCGCCGGACAGCGTCAAGTACCCCGAGGACATGTGGTCACGGACCCATTCGCCGGAAGCCGAGTACAGAGAGGACGACGAGGCGGGAACACCCCGAGAAGCCCAAGAGGCCGAGGCGAAGATCATCCAAGGGGAGGGGAGCAGCATCGACATGAGCGACGACGACGAGCGCTCCTCGAGCAGCATGAAGAAGATGATCGCGGCGCCGGTGTATGACACCGAATTCGCCGGCGAGGACAGCGTGGAGCATTCGGAGAAGGAAATTATCACCATAAACGATCATTCATACGAAGCCATTTCTGATGCCAAGAGCAGTCCAGAGGTAACCACTGACAGAGAATTGGTTGTTTCGTCTCATCAAGCAGTTGGTGATACCGAGAGGAGCCCACAGCCATCAGACAGGGAACTTGTTGGTACGAGTGGTCATCCACCTGAACTTGTTTCCCTTGACAGAGAAGAAGCAGCCAGTACGAATGGTCAGGCAGACACTGATGACAAGAGAAGCCCAGAGCATCCGGAGCAGAAATTTGTTTTGGTAGAAGGTCACTCACATGAACTTATATCTGATGTTTGGAAAGAAATTGCTggtacagaagaagaggaagaaggtgaGGTTGCTTATGATTTCATGGGAAGCCCTGAGCCTTCAGAGAAAGAATTCGTCAGCAGAAATGCTCATTCAGATGAACTCAGCTCCGATGATCACAAAGCAATTGCCCAAACGAATGATCGGTCATATGCAGCAGTATCTGACGATCGTACCACCCCAGAGCATTCAGAGCAGGAATTCAGTACAGATGATCATCAGTATGGAGTAATCCCTCACACCGAGAAAAGTTCAGAGCCAACAGAGGATAAGCATGCTAGTGCAGATGATCATCCAGCCAAAGCCCCTCGACATGTCCACTTTTCAGTTACCGAGAAGGCCAAGtcgctcgacgaggaggaggataAGGAAGGCAAGTGGAAGGACttgacagaggaagaagaggacgaatTGGAGTCACTGTGGGAGCACCAAGACCTGATCGAGCAGCTGAAGCTAGAGCTGAAGAAGGTGCGGTCAGCCGGGCTGCCAACGATCCTGGAGGAGTCGGAGTCACCAAAGGCACCGATGGAGGACCTCAAACCATGGAGGATCGACGCCAAGTTCCTGCGCGAGGACCCGATGGATGAGCTGAACAAGTTCTTCAAGAGTTACAGGGAGAGGATGAGGAAGTTTGACATTCTGTGCTTTCAGAAGATGTATGCCATAG ATTTTCTCCAGCTCAGAGGGCCCCAACAGTCGGCGAACTCTCTGAAGGCCTTGTCGCCAACGGCGCTATCCATCCTGTCGCACAATTTCCGATCGGCTCGGTGGAGATCACCAGAGGACCCATCGGACCGGCTCCTCAAGGATCTCCGGTGCGACCTGGAGACGGTCTACGTTGGGCAGATGTGCCTGTCCTGGGAGTTCCTCCGGTGGCAGTACGAGCAAGCCTGTGACCTGCCGGAATCCGACCCTTACCACAGCCACCACTACAACCAGGTGGCCGGAGAGTTCCAGCAGTTTCAGGTGATGGTGCAGAGGTTTGTGGAGGACGAGCCGTTCAAGGGCCCTCGGCTGCCAGACTACGTCAAGGAACGATGCCCCTTTCGCAACTTCTTGCAAGTGCCTGTGATAAGAG AGGACAGCCTGAAGGACAGAATGGAGGACCAGCGCAAGGGGAACTACGTGATAACGAGCGAGGAGCTGGAGGTCGTCATGGAGGAGTCGATGCACATCCTGTGGGAGTTCATCAAGGCCGACAAAGAGCCGCAGACATCGGTGCTGAAGGGCTTGTCGACCGCCCACGGCGAGCTCCAGGACCCCAGGGACGAGGCTCTTGTGAAGGCCATCCACGCCACGTTACAGAAG AAAGAGAAGAGGCTGAAGGATCTGCTGAGGACGGGGAACTGCATcgtgaagaagttcaagaagcccaaGGAGGACCGGTCGGACCAGAACCTCTTCTTCTCGCAGGTGGACATGCGGCTGGTGGCGCGGGTGCTGAGGATGCCGAGGATCACCGGCGACCAGCTGCAGTGGTGCAAGGCGAAGCTGGACAAGATCATGCTGGTAGACAACAGGAGGATCCACAGGGAGGCTTCGTTTTTGCTCTTCCCCTGCTTGGAGTACAAAACATAA